A genomic region of Plasmodium falciparum 3D7 genome assembly, chromosome: 11 contains the following coding sequences:
- a CDS encoding serpentine receptor, putative, which yields MIKIIIGVIGYYILYSSYHIYENIKSPIFNDGNVIKNNEGDKNEQLVIPKEGKKRNSINEEEEEYINKPFKNVLKKDDIIDYHLYFSCEEDIDINKHMQDKYLEKDERFISVYKILNGKYSWNNNVDLLDEKRKKNSFFFLFEKVHPSFDISIPKELIDQRKDIYLHILTYVNKELYRYGSRTVVITKRKEKTTTRGKKKFLWKSLIDEEEEEEEEEEEEEEEEEEEEEEEEEEEEEEEEEEEEEEEKKYQHGNYEKGGSYKVHKNISNNKPNNKNPNDKRDIKHNNNNNNNKMKKDNFIKSNQNSLNIHKKKKKRKHKDFLFYIPKKIRFGPVIEYNDFHISKLGFFSNMHVDKDTNTYLLPIYINNDLTPDDEYRMIKMKNSDDMMKKKLKKKRSSEKNDPYYKENVRNDNNNNNNNNNIKNNYLEIYDLSKRTYEMRNERNKKIYEKNSSINNNVHKLEHELMDYIINIEYVPINYNYYNLLNMLKFNVSYVKKKYNFISFDMDSITTFLCCHITCSMIIYILCIIYIIMEITYLLFDIKMWKRWNNLYTFTYNNDIVMNITLLFFILLYLRNIDYGRVIMIYYIMKMMVLIFKIIYNYDICILNDYPYICMNKKSLKEMNKEMIMDEEFEKKIKKKVNIFMIFSIILIFIYNYFYTKYDSYYSYVIHTLGFSSYLYKFILMLPQIITNIYTRTVQRMSFPFFLFLLVNVLINDLFIIFLRMPKVHKYYLFADDFILFLFIIQYCIYKKENKIFGAREKLVLLKNAKKNK from the coding sequence atgattaaaattattataggTGTAATaggttattatattttatacagcTCCTaccatatatatgaaaatattaagagTCCAATTTTTAATGATGgtaatgttataaaaaataatgaaggtGATAAAAACGAGCAATTGGTTATCCCTAAGGAGggtaaaaaaaggaatagtattaatgaagaagaagaggaatatataaataagccTTTTAagaatgtattaaaaaaagatgacATAATtgattatcatttatatttttcttgtgaagaagatatagatataaataaacatatgcAAGACAAATATTTAGAAAAGGATGAAAGATTTATCagtgtatataaaatattgaatGGTAAATATAGCTGGAATAATAATGTAGATTTGTTAGATGAAAAACGGAAGaagaattcttttttttttttgtttgaaaAAGTACATCCATCATTTGATATTAGTATACCCAAAGAATTAATTGATCAAAGGAAGGATATTTATTTGCATATCTTGACTTATGTTAATAAGGAATTGTACAGGTATGGTTCAAGAACGGTTGTGATAACAAAGAGGAAGGAAAAGACAACAACACGAGGTAAGAAAAAGTTTTTGTGGAAAAGTCTTATTGATGAGGAGGAAGAAGAAGAGGAAGAGGAGGAGGAAGAAGAAGAGGAAGAGGAGGAGGAAGAAGAAGAGGAAGAGGAGGAGGAAGAGGAGGAAGAGGAGGAGGAAGAAGaagaggaagaaaaaaaatatcaacatggaaattatgaaaaaggaGGATCCTATAAggttcataaaaatatatcaaacaataaaccaaataataaaaatccaAATGACAAAAGGGATATAAaacataacaataataataataataataaaatgaagaaggataattttattaaaagtaaTCAAAACAGTTtgaatattcataaaaaaaaaaagaaaagaaaacataaagattttttattttatattcccAAAAAAATAAGATTTGGACCGGTTATTGAATATAACGATTTCCATATTAGTAAGTTAGGTTTTTTTTCAAACATGCATGTAGATAAAGATACGAATACATATTTGttacctatatatattaataatgatttaaCACCTGATGATGAGTATCGAATGATTAAGATGAAAAATTCTGATGatatgatgaaaaagaaaCTAAAAAAGAAACGATCatcagaaaaaaatgatcCATATTATAAAGAGAATGTaagaaatgataataataataataataataataataatataaagaataattatttagAAATTTACGACTTGTCAAAGAGGACATATGAAATGAGAAATGAGAGGAACAAGAAGATATACGAGAAAAATAGTagcataaataataatgttcatAAATTAGAACATGAACTAAtggattatataataaatatagaatatgtgcctataaattataattattataatttgttgaatatgttaaaatttaatgtatcatatgtaaaaaagaaatataattttatatcttttgatATGGATAGTATAACTACATTTTTATGTTGTCATATAACATGTAgcatgataatatatatattatgtattatttatattataatggaAATTAcgtatttattatttgatataaaaatgtgGAAACGTTGGAATAATTTATACAcctttacatataataatgatattgtTATGAATATCacattacttttttttatcttattatatttaaggaATATTGATTATGGTAGagttattatgatatattatataatgaagatgatggtactaatatttaaaataatatataattatgatatatgtatattgaatgattatccatatatatgtatgaataaaaagtctttaaaagaaatgaataaaGAAATGATAATGGATGAagaatttgaaaaaaaaataaaaaaaaaagtaaatatatttatgatctTTAGTATTATcctaatatttatatataattatttttatacaaaatatgattcttattattcatatgtaaTACATACACTTGGTTTCTCATCCTatctttataaatttattttaatgttacctcaaattataacaaatatttacACACGTACCGTACAGAGGATGtcatttccattttttcttttcttactAGTGAATGTATTAATTAATgatctttttataatttttttaagaatgCCAAAggtacataaatattatttatttgcaGATGATTTCATTCTCTTTCtatttataatacaatattgtatttataaaaaagaaaataaaatattcggTGCTCGAGAAAAGTTGGTACTTTTGAAgaatgcaaaaaaaaataaatga